The following coding sequences are from one Musa acuminata AAA Group cultivar baxijiao chromosome BXJ2-4, Cavendish_Baxijiao_AAA, whole genome shotgun sequence window:
- the LOC103991573 gene encoding uncharacterized protein LOC103991573 isoform X3 — protein MHSMDPSLLFFDRNVGSGGDMRGNHDDDDGENLLEVMTSKGFTPDEMFEPACDYLKKLDGSWEFANPLSLNSLKKQLGNYTGSTMVQVAGVTKDISEMVSNRSIAPPNRQLDRHVAPSACGFPITPPMAQYSTSNVAHAKHEILHSPSYPDGDMARGRSTGHMSYYDRIIKAESHHQDMGAAATSFLRNGVGYHQVSAVGLDNKFCAAGTSELPWTSTRSLSDLISFSGCLNKLPVDLLRPSRPYLKGSDSSDTRKHGHDSSSTRGNGMVSGASEGKKKRSEESSETVSKKSKHENSAVSSLKLQAPKVRLADKITALQQLVSPFGKTDTASVLLETIKCIEVLQEQVQLLSDPFMKSSASKDHSSWGEMERKEKAEAKLDLRSKGLCLVPISCIPQVHRETCGPDYWMPTFRACLYR, from the exons ATGCACTCTATGGATCCCTCGTTGTTGTTCTTTGATAG AAATGTCGGGAGCGGCGGAGACATGCGCGGCAaccacgacgacgacgacggcgagAACCTGCTTGAAGTGATGACCTCCAAAGGCTTCACGCCGGACGAGATGTTTGAACCTGCTTGTGACTACCTCAAGAAATTGGACGGCAGCTGGGAATTCGCGAACCCACTGTCGCTGAACAGCCTCAAGAAGCAATTGGGCAACTACACCGGAAGCACAATGGTCCAGGTTGCAGGAGTGACCAAGGACATATCGGAAATGGTTAGCAACCGGTCTATTGCGCCTCCGAACCGGCAGCTCGATCGCCATGTTGCGCCATCAGCCTGCGGTTTCCCTATCACCCCACCGATGGCTCAGTATTCCACATCAAATGTCGCTCATGCCAAGCATGAGATTCTTCATTCCCCATCGTATCCCGACGGTGATATGGCAAGGGGAAGAAGTACAGGTCATATGTCATATTACGATCGCATTATCAAAGCAGAGAGCCACCACCAAGACATGGGAGCTGCTGCAACTTCTTTCCTACGCAATGGCGTTGGCTACCACCAGGTTTCGGCCGTGGGACTCGACAACAAGTTCTGTGCAGCAGGGACGAGTGAGCTTCCTTGGACAAGCACGAGAAGTTTGTCGGACCTCATCTCCTTTAGTGGCTGTCTAAACAAGCTACCGGTGGATCTACTACGACCCTCAAGGCCTTATTTGAAGGGCTCGGATTCATCTGATACCAGGAAGCATGGACATGATAGTTCCTCT ACTAGAGGGAATGGGATGGTCTCTGGAGCAAGTGAAGGTAAGAAGAAACGATCCGAGGAGAGTTCAGAGACTGTGTCGAAGAAGTCCAAGCATGAGAACTCAGCCGTTTCATCTCTCAAG TTGCAGGCACCGAAGGTCAGGTTGGCAGATAAAATCACTGCACTGCAACAACTTGTGTCACCTTTCGGGAAG ACTGACACAGCATCAGTGCTACTCGAGACGATTAAATGCATCGAAGTTCTTCAAGAGCAAGTACAG TTGCTGAGTGACCCATTTATGAAGTCAAGTGCTAGCAAG GATCACAGTTCTTGGGGAGAgatggagaggaaggagaaagcaGAGGCGAAGCTTGACTTGAGGAGCAAAGGACTCTGCTTGGTTCCTATTTCTTGCATTCCTCAAGTCCATCGAGAAACTTGCGGACCGGACTACTGGATGCCAACGTTTCGAGCCTGTCTCTACAGATGA
- the LOC103991573 gene encoding transcription factor bHLH110 isoform X1, which produces MAEEAFETSVASSSSVSANSWWEIPANSVSTRSSVSQWPRPSLRSASSCDEDNISVCNTTSFTDVSPHSGLSMNSSSVGLSGEPVENHHLWNQVLLNVGSGGDMRGNHDDDDGENLLEVMTSKGFTPDEMFEPACDYLKKLDGSWEFANPLSLNSLKKQLGNYTGSTMVQVAGVTKDISEMVSNRSIAPPNRQLDRHVAPSACGFPITPPMAQYSTSNVAHAKHEILHSPSYPDGDMARGRSTGHMSYYDRIIKAESHHQDMGAAATSFLRNGVGYHQVSAVGLDNKFCAAGTSELPWTSTRSLSDLISFSGCLNKLPVDLLRPSRPYLKGSDSSDTRKHGHDSSSTRGNGMVSGASEGKKKRSEESSETVSKKSKHENSAVSSLKLQAPKVRLADKITALQQLVSPFGKTDTASVLLETIKCIEVLQEQVQLLSDPFMKSSASKDHSSWGEMERKEKAEAKLDLRSKGLCLVPISCIPQVHRETCGPDYWMPTFRACLYR; this is translated from the exons ATGGCGGAAGAAGCCTTCGAGACCTCGGTTGCTAGCTCCTCCTCTGTGTCAGCCAACAGCTGGTGGGAGATCCCCGCCAACTCCGTCTCCACTCGGAGCAGCGTCAGCCAATGGCCAAGGCCGAGCCTCCGCTCCGCTTCGTCGTGTGACGAGGACAACATCTCCGTCTGCAACACCACTTCCTTCACCGACGTGTCCCCCCACTCGGGCCTCAGCatgaattcctcctccgtcggccTCTCAGGCGAGCCAGTGGAGAACCACCATTTGTGGAACCAGGTTCTATT AAATGTCGGGAGCGGCGGAGACATGCGCGGCAaccacgacgacgacgacggcgagAACCTGCTTGAAGTGATGACCTCCAAAGGCTTCACGCCGGACGAGATGTTTGAACCTGCTTGTGACTACCTCAAGAAATTGGACGGCAGCTGGGAATTCGCGAACCCACTGTCGCTGAACAGCCTCAAGAAGCAATTGGGCAACTACACCGGAAGCACAATGGTCCAGGTTGCAGGAGTGACCAAGGACATATCGGAAATGGTTAGCAACCGGTCTATTGCGCCTCCGAACCGGCAGCTCGATCGCCATGTTGCGCCATCAGCCTGCGGTTTCCCTATCACCCCACCGATGGCTCAGTATTCCACATCAAATGTCGCTCATGCCAAGCATGAGATTCTTCATTCCCCATCGTATCCCGACGGTGATATGGCAAGGGGAAGAAGTACAGGTCATATGTCATATTACGATCGCATTATCAAAGCAGAGAGCCACCACCAAGACATGGGAGCTGCTGCAACTTCTTTCCTACGCAATGGCGTTGGCTACCACCAGGTTTCGGCCGTGGGACTCGACAACAAGTTCTGTGCAGCAGGGACGAGTGAGCTTCCTTGGACAAGCACGAGAAGTTTGTCGGACCTCATCTCCTTTAGTGGCTGTCTAAACAAGCTACCGGTGGATCTACTACGACCCTCAAGGCCTTATTTGAAGGGCTCGGATTCATCTGATACCAGGAAGCATGGACATGATAGTTCCTCT ACTAGAGGGAATGGGATGGTCTCTGGAGCAAGTGAAGGTAAGAAGAAACGATCCGAGGAGAGTTCAGAGACTGTGTCGAAGAAGTCCAAGCATGAGAACTCAGCCGTTTCATCTCTCAAG TTGCAGGCACCGAAGGTCAGGTTGGCAGATAAAATCACTGCACTGCAACAACTTGTGTCACCTTTCGGGAAG ACTGACACAGCATCAGTGCTACTCGAGACGATTAAATGCATCGAAGTTCTTCAAGAGCAAGTACAG TTGCTGAGTGACCCATTTATGAAGTCAAGTGCTAGCAAG GATCACAGTTCTTGGGGAGAgatggagaggaaggagaaagcaGAGGCGAAGCTTGACTTGAGGAGCAAAGGACTCTGCTTGGTTCCTATTTCTTGCATTCCTCAAGTCCATCGAGAAACTTGCGGACCGGACTACTGGATGCCAACGTTTCGAGCCTGTCTCTACAGATGA
- the LOC103991573 gene encoding transcription factor bHLH110 isoform X2, with amino-acid sequence MAEEAFETSVASSSSVSANSWWEIPANSVSTRSSVSQWPRPSLRSASSCDEDNISVCNTTSFTDVSPHSGLSMNSSSVGLSGEPVENHHLWNQVLLNVGSGGDMRGNHDDDDGENLLEVMTSKGFTPDEMFEPACDYLKKLDGSWEFANPLSLNSLKKQLGNYTGSTMVQVAGVTKDISEMVSNRSIAPPNRQLDRHVAPSACGFPITPPMAQYSTSNVAHAKHEILHSPSYPDGDMARGRSTGHMSYYDRIIKAESHHQDMGAAATSFLRNGVGYHQVSAVGLDNKFCAAGTSELPWTSTRSLSDLISFSGCLNKLPVDLLRPSRPYLKGSDSSDTRKHGHDSSSTRGNGMVSGASEGKKKRSEESSETVSKKSKHENSAVSSLKAPKVRLADKITALQQLVSPFGKTDTASVLLETIKCIEVLQEQVQLLSDPFMKSSASKDHSSWGEMERKEKAEAKLDLRSKGLCLVPISCIPQVHRETCGPDYWMPTFRACLYR; translated from the exons ATGGCGGAAGAAGCCTTCGAGACCTCGGTTGCTAGCTCCTCCTCTGTGTCAGCCAACAGCTGGTGGGAGATCCCCGCCAACTCCGTCTCCACTCGGAGCAGCGTCAGCCAATGGCCAAGGCCGAGCCTCCGCTCCGCTTCGTCGTGTGACGAGGACAACATCTCCGTCTGCAACACCACTTCCTTCACCGACGTGTCCCCCCACTCGGGCCTCAGCatgaattcctcctccgtcggccTCTCAGGCGAGCCAGTGGAGAACCACCATTTGTGGAACCAGGTTCTATT AAATGTCGGGAGCGGCGGAGACATGCGCGGCAaccacgacgacgacgacggcgagAACCTGCTTGAAGTGATGACCTCCAAAGGCTTCACGCCGGACGAGATGTTTGAACCTGCTTGTGACTACCTCAAGAAATTGGACGGCAGCTGGGAATTCGCGAACCCACTGTCGCTGAACAGCCTCAAGAAGCAATTGGGCAACTACACCGGAAGCACAATGGTCCAGGTTGCAGGAGTGACCAAGGACATATCGGAAATGGTTAGCAACCGGTCTATTGCGCCTCCGAACCGGCAGCTCGATCGCCATGTTGCGCCATCAGCCTGCGGTTTCCCTATCACCCCACCGATGGCTCAGTATTCCACATCAAATGTCGCTCATGCCAAGCATGAGATTCTTCATTCCCCATCGTATCCCGACGGTGATATGGCAAGGGGAAGAAGTACAGGTCATATGTCATATTACGATCGCATTATCAAAGCAGAGAGCCACCACCAAGACATGGGAGCTGCTGCAACTTCTTTCCTACGCAATGGCGTTGGCTACCACCAGGTTTCGGCCGTGGGACTCGACAACAAGTTCTGTGCAGCAGGGACGAGTGAGCTTCCTTGGACAAGCACGAGAAGTTTGTCGGACCTCATCTCCTTTAGTGGCTGTCTAAACAAGCTACCGGTGGATCTACTACGACCCTCAAGGCCTTATTTGAAGGGCTCGGATTCATCTGATACCAGGAAGCATGGACATGATAGTTCCTCT ACTAGAGGGAATGGGATGGTCTCTGGAGCAAGTGAAGGTAAGAAGAAACGATCCGAGGAGAGTTCAGAGACTGTGTCGAAGAAGTCCAAGCATGAGAACTCAGCCGTTTCATCTCTCAAG GCACCGAAGGTCAGGTTGGCAGATAAAATCACTGCACTGCAACAACTTGTGTCACCTTTCGGGAAG ACTGACACAGCATCAGTGCTACTCGAGACGATTAAATGCATCGAAGTTCTTCAAGAGCAAGTACAG TTGCTGAGTGACCCATTTATGAAGTCAAGTGCTAGCAAG GATCACAGTTCTTGGGGAGAgatggagaggaaggagaaagcaGAGGCGAAGCTTGACTTGAGGAGCAAAGGACTCTGCTTGGTTCCTATTTCTTGCATTCCTCAAGTCCATCGAGAAACTTGCGGACCGGACTACTGGATGCCAACGTTTCGAGCCTGTCTCTACAGATGA